The segment gatttcactttctctatcgaatccctcaaaagatcagaaccccaaggtctaacctcgaatgcatcaaaccaaccaatgggggacctacatctcctaccatacattgcttcaaatggagccatatcaatgcttgagtgatagctattattgtatgaaaactccgctaagggtaagaagctatcccaatggccaccaaactctatcacacatgcgcgaagcatatcctccaacacttgaatcgttctctcagactgaccatcggtctgaggatggaacgcaataataaggtccaacctagtacccaattcctcatgcaatgttttccaaaacttagaagtaaactgcgtacctctatcttatataatggagagtggaaccccatgtaatcgcaccacttccgagatgtaaagtttggctaacttctctgcattgtaagtcaccttgaccggaatgaagtgagcaggctttgttaacctatcaacaattacccaaatagaatcaaactttcccaatgtctttggaagaccaaccacgaaatccattgcaaccctttcccacttccattcaggaatgggcattctctgaagtgttcctcccggcctttggtgttcatactttagttgttgacagtttggacatttggcaataaaatccacaatatcacgcttgattctactccaccaaaagtgttgctttaggtcacggtacatcttggttgcacccggatgtatcgaataccttgaactatgagcctctgtcagaatagtgttgatcaaatcatcgacgcggggtacacatacccttcccttgatcctcaaaacaccttcctcatcgatcttcgtttctttagcctctcctcgcaacactttatctcggatccggatcaatttttcatcattaaactgctttcccttaatcttgtcaaggaaggaagatcttgcctccacagaagctaaaaatcctcccttctcattaaattctaatctcataaggtcgttagccagaatctgaacttctctagccaatgggcgtctagaagcttgcaagtgagctagacttcccatgcttcccgcctttctacttaaagcatcggCTACAACATTCGTCTTCcccagatgatacaaaatagtgatgtcgtagtccttcagtagttccatccatctcctctgtctcaagttcaaatctttctgagtaaagacatactgtaggctacgatgatccgtatagacctcacacttaacaccatataaatagtgtctccattgctttaatgcaaacaataccgcggccaattccaaatcatgagttggatagttacgttcatgcacttttaattgtcttgaagcataagcaatcacattcttctcttgcattagcactgcacccaaacccgaataggatgcatcacaatagacaatgaaattcttaccttccactgtcaaggtgagaattggtgcagtagtcaacagagtcttgagcttctgaaatctttcctcacactcatccgaccatacaaatggaacattttgcttagtcaagtttgtcagtgtggaagcaatagaagagaatcccttgacgaatcggtggtagtagctagctaacccagcaaagctccttatttctcacacattagtaggtcttacccaattcttcactgtctcaatcttaaaaggatccaccatcactccatccttggaaaccacgtgctccaagaaggacactgcatctagccaaaactcacacttagagaacttggcatagagctttttctcccttaacatttccaataccattctcaaatgctccttaTGTTCCTCcctacttttagagtatatcagtatgtcatcaataaatacgatcacaaagagatccaaatatggcttaaaaatcccgttcatcaaactcatgaacgcagcaggggcattcgtaagaccaaaagacatcactacaaattcgtaatgcccatacctggttctaaaagcggtctttggcacatcggttgcccgtattttcaattgatgataaccggatctcaagtcaatcttagagaagacacaagcaccttgtaactgatcgaacaagttatcaatgcgaggaagaggatacttgttctttatggttaccttgttcaactgccggtagtctatgcacatccgaaaactcccatccttcttcttcacaaacaaaaccggagcaccccaagggaatgcacttggtctaatgaagcctttgttcaacaactcttgaagttgtgcctttaactctcttaactccgcgggagacattctataaggaggtatagaaatggggcgagtacccggttcaagatcaatacagaagtcaatatccctatctggtggcataccaggaagatttgcagggaacacatccagaaacttacggaccaccgaaaccgactcaatcgaaggtacttgggtagtgtcatccttgagatgtgccaagaaatctaaacaccctttactaaccattttcttagcacgaagaaaggagatgatacacaccggattggaagtgtagtcaccatcccacactaacggatctgtcccaggcttggctaacgtcaccgttttagcattacaatccaagatcgcaaattgcggagaaagccaagtcatacccagaattacatcaaaatcatccatttctaagataaccaaatctacataagtgttgctccccacaaaattcaccaaacaagacctatataccttttcaactatcacagactcacccaccggagtagaaacacgaataggtatatcaagtaattcacaatgtaaatttagaccattagcaaatgaggaagatacataagaaaatgtggatccaggatcaaacaatacataagccatgcaatcacaaaccagaagattatctgtgatgacagcatcagatgcctccgcttcagaccgcccagggaaagcgtaacaatgggccctatcgtttgtctgtccattgcccctaccatgttgtgatgtagtggctccagtttgcccatcacctcgaccattttggtgaccaccattacctcgaccaccacgtcctccagaataacggcctctactatgaccacctctacctctagccattgggggtctataactctgttttggacaatttctcctaatatgtccagtatccccacatccataacactctctagagtcaagcataggtctctcagagaagtgttgaccggtctaaggtggacccccaactacagtgtgtagtgaagactgaatgggtcgaactgagtaacctccgaaaccctgtcctctagagtaagaactattaaactcacctccctttcgaaacctctttgatgtcgacgccatggtgaattcatctggtttcactccttccacctctaccacgaaatctaccacttcttggaaggattttgccgtagccgctacctgtaaggctgaaatccgcaactctgacctcaaccccttcacaaaacgacgaatccgctcttgtggactgaaacaaagttgggtggcatatctggatagtgcacgaaacttagcctcatatgcattgaccgacatcctaccttgctctaggctcaagaactcatcccttttcctatccctcaaagtccgggggatatacttctccataaacaagctagagaatgaggcccaagtcatagatggtgcctccgttggttgacactcaacatgtgaccgccaccatattttggcgttcccttgaaactgataactcacgaactcaacaccaaaccgttctactatacccatcttgtgtagtagctcatgacagtcaaccagaaaatcgtaagcatcctcagatttagcacccttgaagactggaggtttcaatttcaagaacttactgaaaagttcatgctgatcatttgtcattataggcctagtagtcagacgtggaaaagtgcctatgtccaatgaagcatccatacgaggagccatagtggctgcatgttgtacctctaaaaccggaggtgttggtgcagaaaacactggaggtgcctgaccttgatcagacaacccactaagataagcgagaacctgattgatcatctctggggtaggttggggtggcaatccctcattctgcacttgttcattttccccatcctccccttctcttattacttcttcACTCGGTGGAgaagtcactgccctagtatcagatgggctaggtgctcgtcctcttcccctagaggacgtcctcccacgacctctaccatggcctcttgccgctgctcttcctcgagctacagccccagtggctggctcagacgcaccctgtcccgctggtgctggtgttggtgttggcgtagtcgttgctctaattctaaccatctgccaaatagagtgaagatggtcagataccaatttgtatcacctagataccaattgcacccaagtaatagcacgaaagaaagaaagaagaatggaattttcctaaagtcttatagcctctcaaagaaaagtaaaggcgtccccctaccgttccttaagactctactagactcgttcttgtgtgatgagaccaacgaacctaatgctctgataccaagtttgtcacgacccaaatccgggccgcaactggcacccacacttaccctactatgtgagcgaaccaatcaatctaaaccttaacatttcaatgtaatatcaacagaaagtaatgcggaagacttaactcattaacaaaatcaataactattattatccccacaatctggaagtcattaccacaagaacatctatgatcaaattactaaactaagagtattctaagaagctaaaacaaataaaagctagtccatgccggaacttcaaggcatcaatacATGAGGaaaaagatccagtccaagctagaagcgttagctcaccctgaagatccggtgtgacgaagactggctagaattactgttgagttgaagacgacggcacgtttgctgcactccaaaaataacaaagaagaaaacataaaagttggggtcagtacaagacacgggtactgagtagatatcatcggccaactcaaaatagaaatcaatatataccaagtaatatcataaaatcaactatgatactcaacatgtagcaacaacaagcactatatcactaacaattaccgtcaagttcacacatgaggactcaagactcaataccatactcatttgggaatcatgttcattagattgagtatataaacatctttcaagattcattatctttatttctcttgtgtcggtacgtgacactccgctccctcatattcattaatcctcttgtgtcggtacgtgacactccgatcccctaaatctacgtgtcggttcgtgacacctgatctcctaaatctacgtgtcggttcgtgacacccgatcccctaattctacgtgtcggttcgtgacacccgatcccctaattctacgtgtcggctcgtgacacccgatcccataatactatgtgtcggttcgtgacacccgatcccctaatactacgtgtcggtttgtgacacccgatcccctaatactacgtgtcggttcgtgacacccgatcccctaatctccttctatcaattcatcaagccttctttcttaccaatgcatcatcaatcccattattttagttcatcacgccttcttttataccaaggcctcattattaacaaagagattaggattttgcaagatttgggattcaataacttcaacatgcttatataatcacaattatataattacattcatgcaagcatacaattaagcacataacagggtttacaatattatcaatacatatcattcgctattaagagtttactacgaatatcgtaagaggaaccataacctacctctaccgaagattagtgattcaagcaagcaattttctcAAGATCTtggctatcctcttcgttttctccctctctcgatcgtttctctctttcttctctgttctttctattcttttcttattcaaaccctctttcttttaccctaattaacatgtaattaagtgtaaaagattacaataataacccacaatttaactcaaggttacctcttttatcccccaagaaattgagttattaatatagacccacgaaatatataattatagcaggaatagttcAAAACGcctctttaaaacttaaccagaaatccaactccgactgggattacgcaacctgtgacggcccgtcgcgcctgcaacggtccgtcatgcaggttcgttagagactcgatttccttaaggagtctgtgaaggcccgtcgtacctacgacggtccgtcctgcacttccgtcacgacgttcagagaatcgttccctgtaccaaattctcaagagttgaagtgttttgaaatggcggatcacgacggttcatcgtgcctgtgacggtccgtcctgcaggtccgtcacagagttcagagagtcgattctcaatacccaattttcagaatttctaagtgttttaaaacgagacccctcaatggtccgtcgtgtccatgatggtctgtcgtgggttccgtcatctcagcctgtttttccagaaataaaatctgctgctcaaaacgactaaacaggtcgttacagacaGAGAGATTAGTACATTTCCAAATGTAAAGTAATAATAGAAAAGTTTGGCATATATCATTATTATACTATCTCTTCGTTTGTTCTTGttcttaattttgtttattattattaattaattaattttatttatatatatatatatatatatataaaccctaaaacccagTGCTGACAatttaaactcatttttcaaTTATCCGTCCAAATAACCCTTTAAATATGGGTTGAAAGAGTGATCTTAAATATGTGTAATATTCGcgatttttcaaaactttcatATATGGGTCCCTATTAATATTTCAACTCTCGACTTCCACCCCGCgcttccaaaaaaattaaaatttatttttaaaaaatattttgaacttcaaaatttcattttttcacccctaccctcgaCCAGCCCCCCAACCCACTCCCACACCAGCCCCTTCACtccccacccccaaaaaaatttaagtttacttttaaaaaagaatcaactttaaatttcattttttcatccCTACCATCGTCCCCCCAtaaccccacccccacccccaccccaaccaaaataaaattaagtttgttttatgaatttcaacttcagatatttattttttcaccctacCATGGACCCGCCCCACCCCAACCATCGTTTCCCCACCCCAACCCCCTACCCCTAACCAACCTTTACCcttcaaaaatattaagtttgtttaaataatatttttaacttcaaatttttttcactCTACCCTGGacccacccccaccccttcTAGCCCCCTATCAGGCCCCCAGCCCCACCCCAACcccgaattttttttttacttttataataaaataaaactaaattaagcaTTTTCAACAGATTCCATctaataaaaagattaaaatattttctccatattgaattcttaagtaaagaactatttattcataaaatatgggtaaactATTATTTTACCCAACCTATTTATTATCCAACCCATTTTTACCCATATCAAATATGAGCGGCTTgaataattattcattttatgtTTACCCATTTTTAAACCCGCAAACATTTGACTTAACCCACCCATTTGTCACctctaatatatatgtatacacacgcGATTAGTGTATTTGCATGCTTCAAACAGTCCTCGAATCCCCTTTTATTAacgtgaaaataaaattattataatccaAGTAGATCAAAGAcccaaaaaatcaataaataatgtAAATTGTGTTCAGTATTCAATAGAAATAATTAGACTACAGCATTATAAGTATCAATTAGCCTACTTGATTCTTGAATATTCTTGCATGTGAAACCGTTGAGAATCTCAATTAATGGAAGTAAAGAAGCTTTAGAGAATATTTGGGAGAATGAATATTATAAGTCATTCAATCTGTGTGCAgagttatatatatacataaagtgataaaagaaaataactaactaagaTTCTTTTTCTAACTAACTTGTAACTAATTTTTGTAACTAACTATTTCTaataaaatgaactaattatttACATGATTtcaacactccccctcaagcttagaattgaaaaatatatttttcattccaaGCTTTTCAATTAGCAACTCATGTTGAGGCTTGCACAGTCCTTTAGTAAGTATATCTGCTTGTTGCTCCTTAGTTCCTATGTGTTGAGTTTGAATGAGTCCTTCCGTGATCTTTTCCCTTACAAAATGACAGTCTATATCAAAGTGCTTTGTCCGTTCATGAAAGATAGGATGTGCTGCTATTTGAAGAACAACTTTACTATCACAAAACAGTTGAACATGCAGCTTAACTTCTACTCCAATTCATTGAACAACCCTTTCAGCCAAACTATCTCAGCTATTGTGGTGGCCATACTTCTGAACTCTGCTTCTGGAGAACTTCTTGAAACTGTATTTTGTTTCTTTGCTTTCCAAGACGCTAAAGCATTTACCAACTTGACTATGTAGCCAGTCATTGACTTTCTGGATTCTATACATGCTCCCCAGTCTGAGTCACAGTAAGCTACAAGCTCAGACATATTGTTGCTTGTCATGAACAAACCAAGACCTGTTGTACCATTTATGTATCTCACCACTCTAAGTGTTGCTTCCATATGAGAAGTTTTTGGTGAGTGCATATATTGACTAAGTACTTGAACTACAAAggcaatatcaggcctagtcATAGTCAAGTACAATAGTCTACCTAccaatatttgaaatttttcataATCATCAAGAGCTTTATCTTCTGCATTAATTCATGTACATTTATCAAACACAGTGGATGTCAACTTGTGATTGAACGCTAAGGGAGTGGATCCAAGTTTACACCCTGCAAGTCCAAGTTCAGATACAAGTCCAAGTGCATATTCTCTCAGATTCATAAGAATACCATCTGCATTTCCggaaaactcaattccaagaaaatattttaactctCCAAGATCCTTCATTTTGAATCTGTATTATAAGTCTTTTCTAACTTGTTGTAGCAAATTTAAGTTGCTCCCAGTGATCAAAACATCATCTACATATACGAGTATGACAAGAAGTTCTTTCCCTACTCTCTTCGTAAACAATGAATAGTCATAATGAGATTGCAAGAACCCCATATCAATCAGTGCTTCAGTAAGTTTTAGGTTCCATTGTCTAGGGGATTGCTTTAGTCCATATATTGACTTATGAAGCTTTCAAACCATGTATTTCTCCCCCTGGTTTGCAAAACCCTCAGGAATCTACATGTAGACCTCTTCAAGAAAATCACCTTGTAGAAAGGCATTATGAACATCCATCTGAAATatataccaaccacaagagGCAGCAAGGGCAATGACAGACCTGACAGTAACCATTTTTGCAACCGGGGAAAAAGTTTCAGTGAAGTCTAGGCCTTCTTGTTGACTATATCCCTTAGCAACAAGCCTTGATTTGTATCTCTAAACCTGCCCTGAAGCTTTGTATTTAATCTTAAACACCCATTTACAACCAATAGCAACTTTATCAGTGAGAAGAGAAACAATAGACCAAGTATCATTATTTTCAAGAGCAGTAATTTCATCCTGCATAGCAGCCACCCAAAGAGGATCTTGACAGGCTTCTGAGTATGTATGAGGTTCTGAGGTGTCAGAATAAGCGGCAAGAGAAGCTCTACAAGTAGGAGATAAAGGTGAATATGAAACATAGTTGAAAATAGGATATAGAGATGCATCTTTTTCTGTTGGAGTAACATAAGAGTCTAGCATAACAGGAGGTTTAGACTACCTAGAGGACCTCCTAAGAGGAGAAACAGATGGAACAACTCTTGCAGAATCACTAATTTCAGAAGAAACAACATTTCTAACAGATGtaggaaaataagaagaagaagttgaacTAGGAGTAGATAATTCAGAATCCAAGTCAACAGGAAGAGTAATAATTGGAAACAAAGAATCAGGATAAGATTTGAGATCTTTGAAAGGAAATATATCTTCTTTGAACACAGCGtctctacttacaaagaagatTTTGGAGCTGAAATCATATAAGATATACCCTTTCTGAGTAGAAGAATAACCCATATGAATAGCAGGGATAGCTCTAGGAGCAAACTTATCAAGTTTTTTGGGGTCAGTAGCATAACATAAAGAACCAAGAACTCGCACATGACTAAGAGAAGGAGTATGACCATATAACAACTCATATGAAGACTTGCCTTTGTGTAATTTGGTAGGTAGCCTATTAAGAATGTATACTGCTGCATACATATACATACCCCAGAATCTAATAGGAATACGCCTGAAATCTTAAGGCTCTAGCCATGTCAAGAATAGATCTATGTTTCCTCTCAACTACACCATTTGTTGAGGAGAATGAACACATGAACTTTGATGCAAAATCCCATGCTCTCTGAACAGAGCATCTACTtgagaattaaaaaattttgttcCATTATCTGATCTTATACACTTGACAGTGGTTCCAAATTGTGTCTTGATCATACAGATAAAATCTCTCAACAAGACAATAGTGTCAGACTTAGTGTGCATTAAGGAAATCCAAGTATATTTGGATTTATCATCTACCAGTgctaaaaaatatcttttttcatcATAGTTAGAAACTCTATAGGTCCCCCATACATCAACATGCATTATGTCAAAACAAGTATTGGATAGAGACATACTAGTAGGAAATGGTAATCTTGTTTGCTTTGCAATAGGACAAACAATACAATTGTGATCTTTCATAGGTACATTTTGTAAACATTGTATTCTATTGAGAACTGTAAACGGGGCATACTCAAGTCTCTTATGTCAAAGACTATGTAGTGAACAAATAGAAGTAAAACTGATAGGAGAACTGATATATGAGTTCCTAGTAATCCTGTCTTGCGAAGTACTTGGTTGTAATTCTGTATTGAgaagatatttttaattcttGATCTTCCTTACCAATCCCCAGGACCCTCCCACTAAAGAGATCCTAAAAGATACAGAAGTCAGGGAAAAATAGTACTGCACACTTTAATTGTTTAGTTAGTTGAGAAACAGATAATAGATTATACTGAAAATCTGGGATATAGAGAACATCCTTCGCTAATTTATCCTTAAGAACAAGTGAATCTCCAACATGACTAATAGCCACCTGAGCACCAGTAGGCAAATTCACTTTCATATCACTTCTACTTCCAAGGTCTGTACATTATTTCATAAGACTCAGACTGTGAACATATGATTTGGAGCACCTTAATCTATAATCCAGTTGGTATGAGCCATATCAGACATAAGAGCTGTAAGAGAACCTGAGGAGCTTGCAGTTGCAACATTAGCTATGGAATCTACTTCCTTGCCTTTTCCTTTGCTCAACATTTGTATAATCTGATTGTATTGTTCATCTGTAAAGAGTGACATGCCTTGTGTACCTGCTGAGAAATTGTTAGGAGATGTACCATAGGACTTAGCATTAGTATTTACAGAGGAATTATCATAGACTCCATTTTCAGGAGGCTGACATCCTCCAGTAGCAGCATTGTTAGCATGAGAAGAAGAACCTCCTTTCTTCTTAGGATAGCCATGAAGCTTGTAGCAAGATTTATTTAGTATGTCCTCTGTAATGACAGTAATCACAATAGAGATTTGATCTTCCTCCTTGTCGTACATCACCATTGTTTCTATATCTATAACCACTATTTTCGTTAGGACCATTGCTAGGATAGTAAGCAGGACCTGAACTAGAACTACTACTGTTCTGATATCCATTACCATGACAAGAAATTCTATTACTCATAAGAGCAGTTTTTGTAGAAAATGATCTACTACTAGCACTATTCACTCTTTGACTTTCTACATTAATGACCATAGCATAAGCTTGATTAACATTTGGTGTAGGAATTTGAATTAACACTTGACTCTTAGCATGAGCATAAGACTCATTTAGACCCATCAGAAATTGCCATAACTTCTAAAACTGAAAATGTTCTGCATACTGTTTGGATTCAGTACATGCACAGGAAGGAGGTGATATAAGTGTTTCAAATTTATCCCAAAGTTCTCTTAGCCTGGAAAAATAATTCGATACAGACGTAGTTCCCTGAGACAATGTAACAATTTCTTTC is part of the Solanum lycopersicum chromosome 1, SLM_r2.1 genome and harbors:
- the LOC109119690 gene encoding secreted RxLR effector protein 161-like, which produces MVTVRSVIALAASCGWYIFQMDVHNAFLQDGILMNLREYALGLVSELGLAGCKLGSTPLAFNHKLTSTVFDKFQVLSQYMHSPKTSHMEATLRVVRYINGTTGLGLFMTSNNMSELVAYCDSDWGACIESRKSMTGYIVKLVNALASWKAKKQNTVSRSSPEAEFRSMATTIAEIVWLKGLFNELE